Proteins encoded together in one Armatimonadota bacterium window:
- the asnB gene encoding asparagine synthase (glutamine-hydrolyzing) → MCGIVGTLSFKASGRGVDERLLVAMRDTMVHRGPDGGGLWVSADSRVGFGHRRLAIIDLSEAANQPMQNPEDTLSLVFNGEVYNHAEIRKELIALGHTVWKTDHSDSEVVLRAFEQWGIECLSRFRGMFALAIWDSVKRELWLARDRLGIKPLYYSLHGGRFSFASEIKALLSDPGHPRELDEAALFHFLSFLATPGPETLFQGVRKLPCGRWLRVSESGEMREERYWDALTHAAECPETGTAAGQVLDRLRESVALRKVSDVPVGVFLSGGLDSTSNAALFREGEALVKTYNVAFEGDNASYQNEHEHAREAAKFVGAEHHEVFLNSEDALAFLPQMVEFQDEPIADPVCVPLYFVAKLAREDGTIVCQVGEGADELFCGYNQWRYMLKLAGLADTLPGPLKRLGLSALDLIGKGNSPMRERWRRAVAGMPPFWSGAEAFTQPEKDLILSDSLKKRVGPLTSWDVIRPHWEHFQTHAPERSHLNWMTYVDLNLRLPEMLLMRVDKMTMAVSLEARVPFLDHKLVELVMGLPSNTKYQGGELKPLLKQAVRGLIPEATIQRKKQGFGIPIDEWFDQRLGGFAREKVLAFSRRTDLFDAGRVERWLPQASTKQIWYLLNLALWHERFLEGCKEVGEAWVSTRS, encoded by the coding sequence ATGTGTGGCATCGTCGGTACCCTCTCGTTCAAGGCATCGGGCCGTGGTGTCGATGAACGGCTCCTCGTCGCGATGCGCGACACGATGGTCCATCGAGGCCCGGATGGCGGGGGGCTTTGGGTCAGCGCCGACTCTAGGGTTGGATTTGGACACCGGCGGCTCGCGATCATTGACCTGTCGGAGGCTGCGAACCAACCCATGCAGAACCCCGAGGACACCCTCAGCTTGGTGTTCAACGGCGAGGTGTACAACCACGCCGAGATCCGGAAAGAGCTGATCGCGCTCGGCCATACGGTCTGGAAGACCGACCACTCGGACTCTGAGGTGGTGCTCCGCGCCTTTGAGCAATGGGGCATCGAGTGCCTGAGCCGATTCCGCGGCATGTTCGCGCTGGCCATTTGGGACTCGGTGAAGCGAGAGCTCTGGCTGGCGCGGGACCGACTCGGAATCAAGCCCCTCTATTACTCGCTTCATGGGGGCAGGTTCTCGTTTGCCTCGGAGATTAAAGCGCTCCTATCCGACCCGGGGCACCCGCGCGAGCTTGACGAGGCCGCGCTTTTCCACTTCTTGAGCTTCCTGGCAACGCCTGGCCCGGAAACCCTGTTTCAAGGCGTGCGAAAGCTCCCGTGCGGGCGATGGCTCAGGGTCAGCGAGTCCGGCGAGATGCGCGAGGAGCGCTACTGGGACGCCCTGACCCATGCGGCGGAGTGCCCGGAAACGGGCACCGCAGCCGGGCAGGTCCTGGATCGGCTCCGCGAATCCGTCGCGCTGCGCAAGGTTAGCGACGTGCCGGTCGGCGTCTTCCTTTCGGGGGGCCTGGATTCGACCTCCAACGCGGCCCTCTTTCGGGAAGGAGAAGCGCTGGTCAAAACCTATAACGTCGCGTTCGAAGGGGACAACGCGAGCTACCAGAACGAACACGAACATGCGCGTGAGGCCGCCAAGTTCGTGGGCGCCGAGCATCATGAGGTCTTCCTCAACAGTGAGGACGCGCTCGCCTTCTTGCCCCAGATGGTCGAATTCCAGGATGAGCCCATCGCCGACCCGGTCTGCGTGCCCCTCTACTTCGTAGCGAAGCTGGCCCGCGAGGACGGGACGATCGTGTGCCAAGTGGGAGAAGGGGCTGACGAGCTGTTCTGCGGCTACAACCAGTGGCGTTACATGCTCAAGCTCGCCGGCCTCGCCGACACGCTGCCCGGACCTCTGAAGCGCCTAGGCCTATCGGCACTCGACCTCATCGGAAAGGGGAACAGCCCCATGCGAGAAAGGTGGCGGCGCGCCGTCGCCGGAATGCCGCCGTTTTGGAGCGGCGCCGAGGCGTTCACGCAGCCCGAGAAGGACCTGATCCTCTCGGACAGTCTGAAGAAACGGGTTGGCCCTTTGACCTCTTGGGACGTGATTCGGCCGCACTGGGAGCACTTCCAGACGCACGCTCCCGAGCGCTCACATTTGAACTGGATGACCTATGTGGACCTCAACCTGCGCCTGCCTGAAATGCTGCTCATGCGGGTGGACAAGATGACGATGGCAGTCAGCCTCGAAGCCAGGGTGCCGTTCCTGGACCACAAGCTGGTCGAACTCGTAATGGGGCTGCCGTCAAACACCAAATACCAGGGAGGCGAGCTCAAACCTTTGCTCAAACAGGCGGTACGGGGCCTGATTCCTGAAGCCACGATCCAGCGCAAGAAGCAGGGATTTGGTATTCCCATCGACGAGTGGTTTGACCAGCGCCTAGGGGGATTCGCCCGGGAAAAGGTCCTTGCGTTCAGCCGGCGGACCGACCTCTTCGATGCGGGACGCGTCGAGAGGTGGCTCCCGCAGGCGAGCACCAAGCAGATTTGGTATTTGCTCAACCTGGCGCTGTGGCATGAGAGGTTTTTGGAGGGCTGCAAAGAGGTAGGTGAGGCGTGGGTGTCAACCCGAAGCTGA
- a CDS encoding nucleotide sugar dehydrogenase, producing MQLGVSPAKIQVLGLGYIGLPTSLMFAGAGFEVVGVDLNPTTVDLLNSGKTHLSEKGLDAKFEDVRRGSNFRATTTPEGADVFIIAVPTPDRGAEGADLSFVRAASESIARVIRHGNMVVLESTVPPGTCVDVIAPIIEQVAGLQHGKDYDLVHCPERVIPGSILKELVENKRVIGGTTLAAAERARELYASFVQGEILLTDATTAELVKVMENTYRDVNIALANEFKAIAETVGADAYEAIRLANLHPRVEIHQPGIGVGGHCIPVDPWFLVAAAPDKARLIRVARDINSARPHQVAEEIMAAADSLQASSIAFLGLAYKPDVDDFRESPALEIVQLVASKFRGSCRVVEPFAESLPDGLAKLPNVQIATLESALEESEMIVTLVRHQAFVKRGAPDCNPCRVLDFARVWPSGEGR from the coding sequence GTGCAGCTTGGCGTCAGTCCAGCCAAAATCCAGGTGCTTGGTCTTGGCTACATTGGCCTTCCGACCTCTCTCATGTTCGCGGGCGCTGGGTTCGAAGTGGTCGGGGTCGACCTTAACCCGACCACCGTGGATCTTCTCAACTCCGGCAAAACCCACCTGAGCGAAAAGGGCCTTGACGCAAAATTCGAGGACGTTCGTCGCGGGAGCAACTTCAGGGCTACGACGACACCCGAAGGCGCCGATGTCTTCATCATCGCGGTCCCCACACCCGATCGAGGCGCAGAAGGCGCCGACTTGAGCTTTGTTCGCGCGGCTTCAGAGTCTATTGCGCGCGTGATCCGGCACGGAAACATGGTGGTTCTCGAAAGCACCGTCCCACCCGGCACCTGCGTCGACGTGATCGCGCCGATCATCGAGCAGGTTGCGGGGCTGCAGCATGGGAAAGACTACGACTTGGTGCACTGCCCCGAACGCGTGATCCCCGGCTCGATTCTCAAAGAGCTTGTGGAGAACAAGCGGGTCATTGGCGGCACGACGCTGGCTGCGGCCGAGCGAGCCAGGGAGCTCTATGCCTCCTTCGTGCAGGGAGAAATCCTCCTCACCGACGCCACCACCGCAGAACTCGTCAAGGTAATGGAGAACACCTATCGCGACGTCAACATCGCGCTGGCAAACGAGTTCAAGGCGATAGCCGAGACGGTTGGCGCAGACGCCTACGAAGCCATCAGGCTTGCCAACCTCCACCCGAGGGTCGAGATCCACCAGCCCGGAATCGGCGTGGGAGGCCATTGCATCCCGGTCGATCCCTGGTTCCTGGTCGCGGCCGCACCGGACAAAGCGCGGTTGATCCGAGTCGCCAGAGACATCAACAGCGCAAGACCCCATCAAGTGGCAGAAGAGATCATGGCCGCAGCCGACTCTCTGCAGGCAAGCTCCATCGCCTTTCTCGGCCTTGCCTACAAGCCCGACGTCGACGATTTCAGAGAGTCTCCTGCCTTGGAGATCGTCCAACTCGTTGCAAGCAAGTTCAGAGGCTCGTGCCGGGTCGTCGAGCCCTTTGCAGAATCGTTGCCCGATGGCCTCGCCAAGCTGCCCAACGTTCAGATCGCGACGTTGGAAAGTGCCCTTGAGGAATCGGAAATGATCGTCACGCTCGTGCGGCATCAAGCCTTTGTGAAGCGGGGCGCACCCGACTGCAACCCCTGCCGCGTGCTGGACTTTGCCCGCGTTTGGCCCAGCGGGGAAGGGCGGTGA
- a CDS encoding 4Fe-4S dicluster domain-containing protein, whose translation MPTASTDEGHIASSESDLSFVSKIENEEGSALRACLQCGACSSVCPVSGFMDYTPRQIVGMARSGLSERLLKSKAIWYCASCYACTEVCPKKIPITEIIHALRRETIARKTYPKRFAPPLLTRSFHGVTASRGRSNDGLVMLHTYLREKPLKHLGMIRIAGKLWLKGRLELLPDAVKNRADFSRLVNGSTERVDGAKEVGS comes from the coding sequence ATGCCAACAGCTTCAACCGATGAAGGGCACATTGCGTCGTCTGAGTCGGATCTTTCGTTTGTATCGAAGATCGAAAATGAGGAGGGGAGCGCGCTGCGCGCGTGCCTCCAATGCGGAGCCTGCAGCAGCGTCTGCCCCGTCAGCGGCTTCATGGACTACACGCCACGGCAGATTGTAGGGATGGCCAGAAGCGGACTCTCCGAGCGCCTGCTCAAGAGCAAGGCCATCTGGTATTGCGCTTCGTGCTACGCCTGCACCGAGGTCTGCCCCAAAAAGATCCCGATCACGGAGATCATCCACGCCCTAAGGCGAGAGACGATCGCCCGCAAGACCTATCCCAAGCGCTTCGCCCCACCCCTCCTGACGCGCAGCTTTCATGGTGTGACGGCGTCGAGGGGCAGGTCCAACGATGGGCTCGTCATGCTGCACACCTATTTGCGCGAGAAACCCCTGAAGCACCTTGGAATGATCCGCATCGCTGGAAAGCTGTGGCTCAAGGGGCGTTTGGAGCTTCTGCCCGACGCGGTGAAGAACAGAGCGGATTTCTCGAGGCTCGTCAATGGAAGCACGGAACGGGTTGATGGCGCCAAGGAGGTTGGCTCGTGA
- a CDS encoding CoB--CoM heterodisulfide reductase iron-sulfur subunit B family protein, with the protein MRLLNFPGCCCTMKGSGKAYAESLQSVLKAFDVEMEALEDWNCCGATICSSVDLEASLTMPLRNLALAEQQSGAGAARVEMMAPCSACFMVLNQAGDEVAKRTPRGISALKTLESNALTYAGNVKVRHPLDLLANDIGAREIAAKVVRPLHGLKAACYYGCLLVRPTAPFDDANRPTSMDRVVRALGAETVDWDANTRCCGGSLMATAEEVGLALSGEVFASAVQAGTDVIVTACPICEYNLECSQRKLRESRPGLKEMPAVYFSQLIGVALGIPGAELGLRRLLIPLEPALESAALKEHAHV; encoded by the coding sequence GTGAGGCTTCTCAATTTCCCAGGATGCTGCTGCACGATGAAGGGCTCGGGCAAGGCCTACGCCGAGTCGCTCCAATCGGTGCTGAAGGCCTTCGACGTCGAGATGGAGGCGCTGGAGGATTGGAACTGCTGCGGGGCGACCATTTGCTCATCCGTAGACCTTGAAGCCTCGCTTACGATGCCGCTCAGGAACCTGGCGCTTGCGGAACAGCAATCCGGAGCCGGCGCCGCAAGGGTCGAAATGATGGCGCCCTGCAGCGCCTGTTTCATGGTGTTGAACCAGGCCGGCGACGAGGTGGCAAAGCGGACCCCAAGAGGAATCTCCGCGCTCAAGACCCTCGAATCGAACGCTTTGACCTACGCCGGAAACGTCAAAGTCCGACATCCCCTTGACCTTCTCGCCAACGACATTGGCGCGAGGGAGATCGCCGCCAAAGTAGTCCGTCCCCTCCACGGACTCAAGGCGGCGTGCTATTACGGGTGCCTTCTGGTTCGCCCCACGGCGCCCTTCGACGACGCGAACCGGCCGACCTCGATGGATCGAGTGGTCCGCGCCTTGGGCGCGGAGACGGTGGATTGGGACGCCAACACACGGTGTTGCGGCGGATCCTTGATGGCCACGGCCGAAGAGGTTGGGTTAGCGCTTTCTGGCGAGGTTTTTGCCAGTGCGGTCCAGGCCGGCACCGACGTCATCGTCACCGCTTGCCCAATCTGCGAATACAACCTCGAATGCTCTCAACGAAAGCTCAGGGAATCTCGCCCGGGACTCAAGGAGATGCCCGCCGTGTACTTCTCGCAGCTCATTGGGGTTGCCCTCGGCATTCCCGGCGCGGAGCTGGGGCTGAGAAGGCTGCTCATACCCCTTGAACCTGCCCTTGAAAGTGCGGCCCTGAAGGAGCACGCCCATGTCTGA
- a CDS encoding FAD-dependent oxidoreductase produces MSESLVPGAPKIGVYVCHCGINIAAKVRISEVVEHARGLPFVAVAREYKFMCSDPGQDLIQQDLRDGLVDRVVVASCSPLMHEATFRRTLSEVGNNPYLYQMANIREHVSWVTHDMGDATEKAKGQVAAAVRRVALHEPLERRSVRVLPDAMVVGAGIAGIQAALTLADSGKKVYLVERQPSIGGHMARFDKTFPTLDCAACILTPKMTQVRSNPNIELLTYSEVESVEGYVGNFKVRVRSRARFVDPDKCTGCAQCTTVCPVDLPSEFDEGLSTRKAIYRQFPQAVPNVYTIDRKGTPPCQAGCPIHQNAQGYVKLIAQGKFGQALDVILRDNPLPAICGRVCTHPCMSNCSRTKTDEALNIPALKRFVSDQFSDYKLPRPEFDRSERVAIVGSGPAGLMAAYLLRQKGFQVVVFEAASVPGGMLSLGIPEFRLPREILFSDIERLKQTGIEIRLNTPVGKEITLDSLRKDYSAVFVAIGAHRERTMGIVGEELPGVWRGVEFLKRVNLEGPCEIGRHVVVVGGGNSALDAARTARRCGAERVQILYRRTRHEMPADPKEVEEALDEGITLMELAAPVEILGQPEPGVQGLRCVRMRLGAPDASGRAAPEAIPGSEFEIDCDAVIVTVGQTPDLESLGESAGWEQTSFKTLKADRLTLQTGMDGVFAGGDCVTGPDVVVNALYAGKKAAISIERFINGEDLTVGREAEEPFVPTWTVDTSYTAYAPQIPVPLTGLGHRRSFAEVRTGYTRDMAVAEAKRCLDCGVCCDCRLCASVCEPKAINYSQQDEVQEVEVGAIVLATGFKVFDAKRISRYGYGRHDNVFTALEVERMVNASGPTGGELRMRNGEKPKSVAIIHCVGSRDENTNRYCSRVCCMYSLKLAHLARERAEAEVFNFYIDIRTPGKGYEEFYDKVQSEGVHFIRGRVGEIKEREVEGRNQLVVRAEDTLLGKIREIPVDMVILAVGFEPQTDTEDVRRTFNVNCSKEGWFLERHVKLGPVSTFTDGIFLAGACQGPKDIPDSVAQAGAAAAEAMALLDRGSVETEPFVTWIDDALCKGCKTCIDVCPFTAIYYDGAKEVAVVNEALCRGCGLCAIECPAHIPQPRHYQDRQILAEVAGALS; encoded by the coding sequence ATGTCTGAATCCCTCGTTCCCGGCGCGCCGAAGATTGGCGTATACGTCTGCCATTGCGGGATCAACATCGCCGCAAAAGTGCGGATTTCCGAGGTTGTGGAGCACGCCAGAGGGCTGCCGTTCGTGGCGGTGGCGCGCGAGTACAAATTCATGTGCTCCGACCCCGGCCAAGACCTGATCCAGCAGGACCTGAGAGACGGGCTCGTCGACCGCGTGGTGGTGGCTTCCTGTTCGCCGCTGATGCACGAGGCGACCTTCCGCCGGACGCTTTCGGAGGTGGGGAACAACCCCTACCTTTACCAGATGGCAAACATCCGGGAGCACGTGAGCTGGGTGACCCACGACATGGGCGACGCCACCGAAAAGGCCAAGGGCCAGGTCGCTGCCGCCGTGCGCCGGGTGGCGCTTCACGAGCCGCTCGAAAGGCGCAGCGTTCGCGTTCTGCCGGATGCGATGGTGGTGGGCGCGGGCATTGCCGGCATCCAGGCCGCCCTCACGCTTGCCGACTCCGGGAAGAAGGTGTATCTGGTCGAGCGCCAACCCTCCATCGGAGGGCACATGGCGCGCTTCGACAAGACCTTCCCCACACTCGACTGCGCGGCATGCATCCTTACCCCCAAGATGACCCAGGTGCGCTCGAACCCGAACATCGAGTTGCTGACCTATTCGGAGGTCGAGTCGGTCGAGGGGTACGTCGGCAACTTCAAGGTTCGCGTCCGAAGCAGGGCCAGGTTCGTGGACCCGGACAAGTGCACCGGATGCGCACAATGTACGACGGTGTGCCCCGTGGACTTGCCTTCCGAGTTCGACGAAGGGTTGTCCACGCGCAAGGCCATCTATCGCCAGTTTCCGCAAGCGGTACCCAACGTCTACACGATCGATCGCAAGGGCACGCCGCCCTGCCAAGCGGGGTGCCCAATCCATCAGAACGCCCAGGGCTACGTGAAGCTGATCGCGCAGGGCAAGTTTGGCCAGGCGCTGGACGTCATTCTGCGGGACAACCCGCTTCCGGCGATTTGCGGTCGCGTCTGTACGCACCCGTGCATGTCCAATTGTTCGCGCACGAAGACCGACGAAGCGCTCAACATTCCGGCGCTCAAGCGGTTCGTATCGGATCAATTCTCCGACTACAAGCTTCCAAGACCCGAATTCGATCGTTCCGAAAGGGTCGCGATCGTGGGTTCGGGGCCGGCGGGCCTTATGGCGGCTTACTTGCTCAGGCAGAAGGGGTTTCAAGTCGTGGTGTTCGAGGCCGCGAGCGTCCCGGGAGGCATGTTGTCCCTCGGCATCCCGGAGTTTCGGCTTCCCAGAGAGATTCTCTTCTCCGACATTGAGCGCCTCAAGCAGACCGGAATCGAGATCCGGCTCAACACGCCTGTTGGCAAGGAGATCACGCTCGACTCGCTCCGCAAGGACTACTCGGCAGTGTTTGTCGCCATTGGAGCGCATCGCGAGCGGACGATGGGGATTGTCGGTGAGGAGCTGCCAGGAGTCTGGCGGGGCGTGGAGTTCCTGAAAAGGGTGAACCTCGAGGGCCCATGCGAGATTGGACGGCACGTAGTGGTCGTGGGAGGCGGCAACTCCGCGCTCGATGCCGCCAGAACGGCAAGGCGCTGTGGAGCCGAGCGCGTCCAGATCCTCTATCGGCGAACCCGCCATGAGATGCCAGCCGATCCCAAGGAAGTGGAAGAGGCTCTTGATGAGGGAATCACCCTTATGGAGCTTGCGGCGCCGGTGGAGATTCTCGGCCAACCGGAACCCGGCGTCCAAGGTCTGAGGTGCGTGCGGATGAGGCTCGGCGCGCCCGACGCCTCCGGCAGGGCTGCGCCCGAAGCCATCCCTGGTTCAGAGTTCGAGATCGACTGCGACGCGGTGATCGTCACAGTCGGACAAACTCCCGACCTCGAATCGCTCGGCGAATCTGCCGGATGGGAACAAACGAGCTTCAAAACCCTCAAGGCCGATCGGCTCACGCTTCAGACTGGGATGGACGGCGTTTTCGCCGGTGGCGACTGCGTCACCGGGCCCGACGTTGTCGTCAACGCCCTTTACGCGGGCAAGAAAGCCGCGATTTCCATCGAAAGGTTCATCAACGGGGAAGACCTTACCGTTGGGAGAGAAGCCGAAGAGCCGTTCGTGCCGACCTGGACCGTCGACACGTCTTATACGGCTTACGCTCCCCAGATTCCAGTCCCGCTGACGGGGCTGGGTCACCGCCGTTCCTTCGCAGAAGTGCGCACGGGCTACACGCGCGACATGGCCGTTGCCGAAGCCAAGAGGTGCCTGGACTGCGGCGTCTGTTGCGATTGCCGGCTATGCGCCTCGGTGTGCGAGCCCAAGGCGATCAACTACTCGCAGCAAGACGAGGTCCAGGAGGTTGAAGTCGGAGCGATCGTGCTCGCGACGGGCTTCAAGGTCTTCGACGCGAAGCGGATTTCCCGGTACGGCTACGGAAGGCACGACAACGTCTTCACGGCCCTTGAGGTCGAGCGCATGGTAAATGCCTCTGGCCCGACGGGCGGCGAACTGCGCATGCGCAACGGCGAGAAGCCGAAGTCTGTGGCGATCATCCACTGCGTCGGCAGCCGGGACGAGAACACGAACCGCTACTGCTCCAGGGTTTGCTGTATGTACTCGCTGAAACTCGCCCATCTTGCCAGGGAAAGGGCGGAGGCCGAGGTCTTCAACTTCTACATCGATATCCGTACGCCCGGCAAGGGGTACGAGGAGTTTTACGACAAGGTGCAGTCCGAAGGTGTGCACTTCATTCGCGGCCGGGTCGGCGAGATCAAGGAGCGGGAAGTCGAGGGTCGGAACCAGTTGGTGGTGAGGGCAGAAGACACGCTGCTAGGCAAGATCCGCGAGATTCCGGTGGATATGGTGATCCTCGCCGTCGGCTTTGAGCCGCAGACCGACACTGAGGACGTTCGGCGCACATTCAACGTCAACTGCAGCAAGGAAGGGTGGTTCCTGGAGAGGCACGTCAAGCTCGGGCCGGTGTCCACCTTCACCGACGGCATCTTTCTCGCAGGCGCTTGCCAGGGTCCGAAAGACATCCCCGACAGCGTCGCCCAGGCGGGCGCCGCGGCCGCAGAAGCCATGGCGCTTCTGGACCGGGGATCGGTCGAAACGGAGCCGTTTGTGACCTGGATCGACGACGCGCTCTGCAAAGGGTGCAAGACCTGCATCGACGTCTGCCCCTTCACTGCGATCTATTACGACGGTGCCAAGGAGGTCGCCGTCGTCAACGAAGCTCTTTGCCGGGGATGCGGGCTCTGCGCCATCGAATGCCCGGCGCACATTCCGCAGCCGAGGCACTACCAAGACCGGCAGATCCTTGCCGAAGTAGCGGGGGCGCTCTCATGA
- a CDS encoding hydrogenase iron-sulfur subunit yields the protein MTEPLVAEREPAAFVPRILAFSCTWCSYQAADLAGTSRREYSPHVRIVRVPCSGRVDSSFVLKALANGADGVLITGCHPGDCHYVRGNIFAEKRFERLAKLVLALGLEPERVRLEWISAAEGDRLAKTANEFAETIRRLGPLK from the coding sequence ATGACCGAACCTCTTGTCGCCGAACGTGAGCCAGCTGCGTTTGTGCCGAGAATCCTGGCGTTCTCATGCACCTGGTGCTCCTATCAAGCGGCGGACCTTGCCGGGACTTCCCGCAGGGAGTATTCGCCCCATGTGCGGATCGTGCGCGTGCCGTGCTCCGGGCGGGTGGACTCCAGCTTCGTGCTGAAGGCGCTTGCCAATGGCGCGGACGGCGTGCTGATCACGGGCTGCCATCCGGGCGATTGCCACTACGTCCGCGGCAACATCTTCGCCGAAAAGCGCTTTGAGAGGCTGGCGAAGCTGGTGCTTGCCCTGGGTCTCGAACCCGAACGGGTCCGCCTGGAGTGGATCTCCGCTGCGGAGGGCGACCGGCTCGCGAAGACCGCCAATGAGTTTGCTGAGACCATTCGACGCTTAGGACCGCTGAAATGA
- a CDS encoding (Fe-S)-binding protein, which translates to MNLEPLIETTRAYSCISCAKCTGRCPLARASYELDRDGGYSPRAVVSKALQGEIDDHSGMIWDCLTCNACALKCPSDVDFPGFVRQARSKIRKERANGQVRLCTGGSQLSEIANLMAERDLQQKRMDWVGDLQVAVEGETLYFVGCLPYFDLVFPDVVHTQTIAQSMVKIMNAAGIAPVVLANEVCCGHDKLWTGEEDVFKALARKNAAMIQERGVKRIVTSCPECYRTLKLDYPEFVDFNVEVVHSSQFLSELISDGTIRFKDEPETERTVSYQDPCRLGKHMRVFQEPRDVINSIPGLRLEEMTETKAESACCGTSAFSGCDKVREKIRLDRLSQAKSTLVTACPKCQIHFKCTQHTNQTISPEVQGIEVKDLANLVAEAMEAHV; encoded by the coding sequence ATGAACCTCGAACCCCTCATCGAAACGACCCGGGCCTATAGCTGCATCTCGTGCGCCAAGTGCACGGGGCGATGCCCGCTGGCACGCGCCTCGTATGAGTTGGACCGCGACGGCGGATATTCCCCTCGGGCCGTGGTTTCCAAGGCGCTTCAGGGTGAGATTGACGACCACTCCGGCATGATCTGGGACTGCCTTACTTGCAACGCCTGCGCTCTCAAGTGCCCGTCGGACGTGGACTTTCCCGGCTTCGTCCGCCAGGCGCGGTCGAAGATCCGGAAGGAGAGGGCCAACGGCCAGGTTCGGCTCTGCACCGGTGGATCGCAGCTCTCGGAGATTGCGAACCTGATGGCGGAAAGGGACCTCCAGCAGAAGCGAATGGACTGGGTCGGCGATCTGCAGGTTGCTGTGGAGGGTGAGACCCTTTACTTCGTCGGCTGCTTGCCGTACTTCGACCTGGTGTTCCCAGACGTCGTGCACACCCAAACGATCGCGCAAAGCATGGTCAAGATCATGAACGCGGCGGGCATCGCTCCCGTCGTGCTCGCAAACGAGGTCTGCTGCGGACACGACAAGCTGTGGACCGGCGAAGAAGACGTCTTCAAGGCGCTCGCTCGCAAGAACGCCGCGATGATCCAGGAGCGTGGCGTGAAGCGGATTGTAACGTCCTGCCCGGAGTGCTACCGCACGCTGAAGCTGGACTACCCTGAGTTCGTGGACTTCAACGTGGAGGTGGTCCACAGCTCCCAGTTCCTTAGCGAGCTCATCAGCGACGGAACCATCCGGTTCAAAGATGAGCCGGAGACCGAGAGAACCGTGTCGTATCAGGACCCGTGCCGCCTCGGAAAGCACATGCGGGTGTTCCAAGAGCCGAGGGACGTCATCAACAGCATCCCCGGATTGCGGCTTGAGGAGATGACGGAAACGAAGGCCGAATCGGCTTGCTGCGGGACGTCGGCGTTCTCGGGCTGCGACAAGGTCCGCGAGAAAATCCGGCTGGACCGGCTCTCCCAGGCGAAAAGCACGCTGGTGACGGCCTGCCCCAAGTGCCAGATCCACTTCAAGTGCACCCAGCACACCAACCAGACAATATCCCCTGAAGTCCAGGGAATCGAGGTCAAAGACCTTGCCAATCTCGTCGCGGAGGCGATGGAAGCCCATGTCTAA